A genomic window from Elaeis guineensis isolate ETL-2024a chromosome 3, EG11, whole genome shotgun sequence includes:
- the LOC140856048 gene encoding uncharacterized protein: MGPERYGRVRGYGVGVTPTQLSEVSRYTQHAAADAQDSRVHRLEAEIQEIKQNRAAEMEEMRQSRAEMQAMRGQIDRLTSLLEMYGPSQAPGTSGTRRDSGTSRGDSDDHPPAD, encoded by the exons atgggaccagagcgctatggccgagtgaggggttatggagtaggagtcacccccactcaattatctgaggttagtagatatacgcagcatgctgcagcagatgctcaggattcacgcgttcacagactcgaggcggagatacaggagattaaacaaaatcgtgccgctgagatggaggagatgcgacagagccgtgccgagatgcaggccatgaggggacagattgatcggcttacatctttattagagatgtatggcccatctcag gctcctggcacatcaggcacccgtcgagacagcggcacgtcacgtggagacagcgacgaccatccgcctgcagattga